The DNA window AACGAACAAATAAAGCGGATGGTGGAGTTCAAAGAGTTAAATTTGCTTGAGCGCTATATGCTTGGGAAGTTCGACATAATTCTTTGCCGAAACGTGCTTATTTACTTCTCCGCCGAATCGAAAAGAGACATTTTGACGCGTATGCACGGAGCGTTGAATCCTGGTGGCTACTTAATTCTTGGAGCATCGGAGTCTCTAAATGGGATGCCGGAGCTTTACGAGATGGTGCAGTGCCAGCCCGGCATCGTTTACCGAAAAAAGTAGAAGCGGTTTGTTCGCCCGGGCTTGCCGCTGGATTATTCGAGTGGCAGATGGCCAGTCTTAACCCAGATAATGGTTTCCTGATCCACGAAGGGGTGGTGTTGGCTCATATGTGGTGAGCGCATCCAGGTGTCTTTCGGATATCGACCTTGGTCATCGCAAAACTCTCCCGCTAGCACCAAAATTTCCTCGCCTCCAAAGTGTCGATGCGGTTGGAACGCTTCATTGGCAGGCCACTTCACGAGCGCTACGTGCTCATGTTCGAAATCATGAAGTGGCATAACTTGAAGGCCGCCGATACCGGGTAGCCACTCCGCGGTAGTGGTATCGATACATACCGTTGCGCTGTCGCGCGGATCAAACTGGTGTAGTTTGACCAACAAGGTACAGCCTTTTTCGCTAAAAGGGGCGTGGCCGCTACCCGGTGGGTTACGAAGGTAAGTGCCGGCGGGATAGTGGCCGTTCTCATCGGAGAACGTACCCTCAAGTACCAGAATCTCTTCACCCAAAGGGTGTTCGTGCCGGTTAAACGAGGCGCCCGGTTTATAGCGAACAATGCTGGTTGCGTGGCCGCGTTCTGCTTCTTCCCGGGCTAAGGGTTTACGTTCGACACCGGCTGCCGGGCTGGATACCCAGTCAACTTCGTGAGTGCGGATAACCACGCGTTGGGTAAAGTCCATGTTTAACATTAAGGCGCTCGCTACGGGTTATTTGATCAACTCTTGAATGTCGCGGAAGTGGGGGTGCTTGCAATGTCCCATCCATTCAAAGGCGACCATTTCGGTGGTTACAATCCGCGCACCGCTTTGATGCAGACGGTCGAGCGCGACATCGCGGTCGAGATCATTGCGCGAACCTGTGGCATCCGCCACGACCCAAACTTTGTAGCCTGCATCCAGTAAGCTCAACGCGGTCTGCAGCATGCAAACGTGGGTTTCGCAGCCACCGACAATGATGTGCTGTCGGCCTTCGGGAAGTTCATCGATAAGGCCATCCGGGCAAGCATCAAAATGGGTTTTGCCCACGGTGGTGTTGCATAGCTCTCGAATGGATTCGACATTTTCACCCAGCTTTTCTGGTAATTGCTCGGTGCCAATTACCGGTACTTCAAGAAGACCCGCAATAATTGCGAGCGTTGTGCAACGATCTATTACCTCTGCGCCCTGGCTGATCGCCGGCATCAGCTTTTCCTGTACGTCGATGAGTAGCAGGGTGGATTGCTCGGCTTTCATCATCATGGTGTTTTCTCCGGAAATGGTGGGCGTTGGCCGTTAAGCATAGCGAAAATAACGAGCGAATAGGGGGTAAAGGCGATTAGGAAATAAATTTTCGGAGAAATTTGCGGATACAGTTGCCAAACGCTGCCAAAACAATTAAAGTTTGCGCCCTCAAATGAGCGACGAGTTCGCTGATTTGAAACAGTTTATTGGAGAGGTGGCCGAGTGGCTGAAGGCGCACGCCTGGAAAGTGTGTATACGTTAATAGCGTATCGAGGGTTCGAATCCCTCCCTCTCCGCCAAATTAAACCCCAGCAGATATGCTGGGGTTTTTTGTTTGTGTCGAAAAAATAGGGGGGGGGTCAACCGAGTCCGGTCGAACTCAACACGAATACCCCCACGGTCACACTAATGCTTGCCATCAGTGTGGTTAGCGCAATGATATTGGCGGCCATGCGATCGTTGCCGCCTAACGCCTTAACCATGACAAAGCCTGCCGCTGCAGTGGGGCTAGCAAAGAACAAAAACATCAGTCCCAGCTCGCGGCCTTCAAACCCGAATAACCAAGCCGCGAATGTACAGGCCACCGGCAGTGTCACCATCTTCCATGTTGCAGCCCCTAACGCAGGCCCACTGTCGTCGCGAATGGCTTTCAATGACACGGCGCCGCCGATGCAGAGCAGGGCGAGTGGTAGGGTGAGTGAGGCAAAGTAGTCACCACTGGTCATTACCCAACCGGGCAGTGTCACCTGTAAACCGGCGAAGGGTATAGCGACGACAACGGCGATGATTAATGGATTCCGGATAATGTCCCTTAGTGTGGTAGCTGCATTCATTTGTTTGCCCGGTTGGTAGGCGAGCAATACAACCACCGATAGGATGTTGTAAGAAATGATGATCAGGCCGAGCAACAGGCCCCCGGCGGAAAGGCCATAGTCGCCATACAGATTGGCAGCAAGCGCCAGGCCGACAATGCCGCAGTTCCCTCTAAATGCACCCTGCACATAAACTCCTCGGTCGCTTCTGGGAACACGTTTGATTGCCCAGAGCCAGGCCGCACAAAAACTCACGAGCGTTGCAGCCAAATAGAACATCATCATCCTGATGTTCAGTGTGGCGCTTAAATCGGCCTTGATGATGGAGAGGAAGACCAAGGTGGGCAGGGTCGCTTTGAATACCAGTGCGGATGCGGTGGATATGAAATTCTGATCAATCCAGCCCAGCCGGCGGAGGCCGATTCCCAGGAAGACCATGGCGAAGACGGGCAAGGTGGTTTCCAGTGTGTAGCTGAATGTGGCTAGTAATCCGCTCAAAGTGAAGTACTCTCTCGAAGTGCATGACCGATAAAATTGGTTTATGGTGCGAAAGTGTTTGCGAACTTTCGCACTCTCAATAACAAATAAAAAGGATACTTATGGCGACTGTTGACTCTTCAGAGGAAGAGCTGAAAAAAGTCTTGCAGGAAACTCCTAAAGACCAGCCGGTCGTCATGCTTAACTTGCTACGATTCCGCGATTGGGCGGAATATCAGGATGCCAGTGAAGCGTGTTCTGGGCGCGATGCTTACAAACGTTATATGAAAGAGGCCGCGGCCTGCGTCAAAGCGGTTGGGGCCGAAGTTATCTGGTCTGGCCGAAGCGTCGGTTCTCTAATTGCCCCCCCCGAGGAGACTTGGGACCAAGTTTTACTGGTTCGGTACCCCTCAACGGATGCCTTTCTGGCCATGATTGGAGACCCCGATTACAAAGGGGTTCTCAAGCACAGAACCGCCGCATTGGAAGACTCCCGATTAGTGGCCAATGTTGAAAGTGGCGTGTAATCAGGCGCCAGTCACAACCATCGCGGTTTGTTGAATGGCCATATAGGCAATGGTGCCCGTTGCAATCGACAGTAAAGCATTACTACGCCAAAGGTGAACCGCTACCACCAGCAAACCGGGGATCAAGGCATCTAAGCCGAATATTCCGGTATCCCAGTTGCCCGACCGTTGTAGAAAAACTGTGGCCAGAAGGGCCATTACCGCGGCAGGCAAAAAACGCCCCAAATGCTTAATAAGTGGGTGATCAGTATGACGTTCGAAAAACAGAAAAGGCACCACGCGCGTGGCGAAGGTTGCTAGCGCCGTGATCGCGATGAAAGCCGCCAAATAATAGCTTTCACTCATGGGTGACCTCCGGTTCAAGAGCGGAGTTGCGCTGGTAGCGATACTGGATCAGCAGCACCGCAGTAACAATGGCAATAGCAGCAATTAGTTGATGCGTGGCAGGTATTAGTAACATGGCAATGCCCGCAGCGAACGCACCGGCCCAGATTGGGAAAGAGTTTCCTAAGGCCTTGAACTGCTCGATGGTCAATACAATGAACAGGGCGACCAGCGCGAATTCGATACCGGTGCTATCGAAAACCACCCATTCACCCAATAGGGCGCCTAAAGCACACCCGGCAATCCAATAGAATTGATTGAAGGCGGTAATGCGAAAGTCAATTTCCTGCTCGCTGCGCGAATCCCCTGAGCGTGCTCGGCTGGTAAGCAGCGAGTAGGTTTCATCGGTGAGCCCGAAGATAAGGTACCCTTTGCGCCAGCCGGCACCGCGAAATTGGCCAAGTAATGACAGGCCGTAGAACAAATGGCGGGCATTAAGAACCAGCATGGCAACGGCCACTTCGAGCAACCCGGCATTGGCTGCCAATAGGCTAACGGCCAGAATTTGCCCGGCACCGGCATAGATTACCAGGCCCATAAGCGGCGCTATCCACCATGCGTAATCCAGTTGCGTGGAAAACAGCACGCCGAAGGCCATCCCTAGCGGCAGGTAGCCAAACAGAATAGGGAGTGTTAGCTTGAAGACGTTCTGGTTCATTAGCTTCCAAACTTTGAGAAAGGCACGATGATAATGAATTGCTTGTGGCTTTTGAAGATAGCGCGAAAGGATTATTGATGAGCGATTATGCTAATGGACCTGAGTCGGACCCCCGGCAGGAAATGTTTGTTGTGGATGCTAGCTTGCTCACAGCGGAACAGCTTGAAGGGCTAGCTGACGAGTACTGCACGCGTTATCACGGGCTTAACGACACGGAAAATCCTCTGGCAGAGCGCGGTCGGGTACTTGCGGCCGCTCGGAAGGGCGAGTTGGTGGTTTGGTTTGATCCGGTCGAAAATACCGCAAGCTTAGGCTTCCCAGCGTGATGTCTTGAGCGGCAAGGTTTGACGAAGGCCAAGGTTTTGAGCGCGTTACCTATGCGGTGAGTCCGGTAATGGGTACAATTACTAAGCGTTGTATTTATTCTGTTGGTGAGGTGAGCTTTGATCAGGGTTCTGGTTGTTGATGACCACGAGTTGGTGCGCTCCGGCATTACCCGTATGTTGGCTGACAATCCTGACATTGATGTGATTGGTCAGGCGTCTTCTGGTGAAGATGCGATTGATTTTGTGCGCAACGCGCGACCGGACATTGTTTTGATGGATATCCGGATGCCAGGTATTGGTGGACTTGAAGCCACACGACGAATTCTCCGGTTGGACGATTCCATCCGGATCATTGTTGTGACCGCCTGTGCGGACGATCCTTACCCGGCGCGGGTGATGCAAAGTGGTGCAGCAGCTTATATCACCAAAGGCGCAGATATTCAGGAAATGGTGCGCGCCATTCGCAAGGCTCATTCCGGCCAGCGTTACATTAGCCCGGAGATAGCCCAGAAGATGGCGTTGAACTCACTGGGTGGTGGCGACCGGGATGAAGACGGCGAGCTGTCGAAGTTCGAGCGCTTATCCGAGCGTGAAATGCAGATTGCCATGATGGTGGTGGAATGCCAGAAAGTTCAGGATATTTCGGACAAGCTCTGCTTGAGCCCGAAAACTGTGAACAGCTACCGCTATCGGATTTTCGAAAAGCTCGAGATCTCTAGTGACGTAGAACTGGCGCTAATGGCAGTACGGCTTGGGTTGCTGGATGCCGACACGGTCTGACCCCAACTACACTCTAGGGGAGTTCGACAGCAAGAGCTTCCTGAAACAACTTTCTGAGCGCGCCGGTGTCTATCGTATGTACGATAGCGCAGGGGAGATCCTGTATGTTGGCAAAGCGCGAAATCTCAAAAATCGTGTCAGCAGTTACTTCCGAAAAACCGGACTAGCCCCGAAAACCGAAGCCTTGGTTGGCAAGATTCACGGCATTGAAGTAACCATTACCGGCAGTGAAACCGAAGCGCTTCTGCTTGAGCAAAATCTAATCAAGTCTCTGAGGCCGCCGTACAACATTCTGCTTCGGGACGATAAATCTTACCCCTATATTTATTTGTCATCCCATGATGATTATCCGTCTCTTACCTTCCGTCGTGGCCGTACGAAAAAGGGCGGCGGAACTTGGTTTGGGCCCTTTCCGAGCTCTGGGGCGGTTAAAGAAAGTCTTAATGTTCTACAAAAAGTATTCAAGGTAAGATCCTGTAATGAAAGCTATTTCAGAAACAGGAATCGACCTTGCCTCCAGTATCAAATTAACCGGTGTACCGCGCCCTGTGTGGAATACATAAGCCCCGAGGAATATCAGCAGGACATCCGTCGAGCCACCATGTTTCTGGAGGGCAAGAACCCGGCGATCATTCGCGATCTAATGAACGCGATGGAAGACGCGGCCTCAAAGCTCGAGTTCGAGAAAGCGGCGACCTATCGCGATCAGGTCAATCACTTGCGCCATGTTCAGGAGCAGCAGTCCGTTGACGGCGAGGGTGGTGATGCCGATGTGCTTGCCATTGCCCAGGACGCCGGCGTGGTGTGTGTTGTGGTGATCATTGTGCGGGGTGGACGGGTGTTGGGTACCAAGGACTACTTTCCGAAATTCTCGTTGGAGCAGACAGAAGGGGAGTTGTTGGCATCGTTTCTTGGTCAGTATTATTTCGGCGGCGATACTCGCAGGGAGATCCCGAAAGACATCTTGGTGCCGGTGAAAGTGGACGGGCAAGAACTGCTGGCCGAAGCGCTTACCGAAGCTGCCAACCGAGAAACAAGAGTGCGTGGTAATGTGCGTGGCGAGCGTAAACGCTGGCTTGAATTGGCAATGACTAACGCTCAACAGACACTGTTGAGCCATCTTGCCAGCAAGGAAACGGTGTATCGTCGTTTGCTGGCGCTTCGAGACTTGCTGGAATTAACCGAAACACCCAGCCGAATGGAGTGTTTTGATGTTAGCCACAGTCACGGGGAAAATACCGTCGCATCCTGCGTGGTTTTCGACGAGAATGGCCCGCTGAAAAGCGACTACCGCTTGTATAATATCGAAGGCGTGACAGCCGGTGATGATTATGCGGCCATGCGTCAGGTTTTGACTCGCCGTTACCGCCGATTGGTGAATGGCGAAG is part of the Marinobacter sp. JH2 genome and encodes:
- a CDS encoding cupin domain-containing protein, with amino-acid sequence MLNMDFTQRVVIRTHEVDWVSSPAAGVERKPLAREEAERGHATSIVRYKPGASFNRHEHPLGEEILVLEGTFSDENGHYPAGTYLRNPPGSGHAPFSEKGCTLLVKLHQFDPRDSATVCIDTTTAEWLPGIGGLQVMPLHDFEHEHVALVKWPANEAFQPHRHFGGEEILVLAGEFCDDQGRYPKDTWMRSPHMSQHHPFVDQETIIWVKTGHLPLE
- a CDS encoding isochorismatase family protein is translated as MMMKAEQSTLLLIDVQEKLMPAISQGAEVIDRCTTLAIIAGLLEVPVIGTEQLPEKLGENVESIRELCNTTVGKTHFDACPDGLIDELPEGRQHIIVGGCETHVCMLQTALSLLDAGYKVWVVADATGSRNDLDRDVALDRLHQSGARIVTTEMVAFEWMGHCKHPHFRDIQELIK
- a CDS encoding AEC family transporter; this translates as MVFLGIGLRRLGWIDQNFISTASALVFKATLPTLVFLSIIKADLSATLNIRMMMFYLAATLVSFCAAWLWAIKRVPRSDRGVYVQGAFRGNCGIVGLALAANLYGDYGLSAGGLLLGLIIISYNILSVVVLLAYQPGKQMNAATTLRDIIRNPLIIAVVVAIPFAGLQVTLPGWVMTSGDYFASLTLPLALLCIGGAVSLKAIRDDSGPALGAATWKMVTLPVACTFAAWLFGFEGRELGLMFLFFASPTAAAGFVMVKALGGNDRMAANIIALTTLMASISVTVGVFVLSSTGLG
- a CDS encoding DUF1330 domain-containing protein, with amino-acid sequence MATVDSSEEELKKVLQETPKDQPVVMLNLLRFRDWAEYQDASEACSGRDAYKRYMKEAAACVKAVGAEVIWSGRSVGSLIAPPEETWDQVLLVRYPSTDAFLAMIGDPDYKGVLKHRTAALEDSRLVANVESGV
- a CDS encoding AzlD domain-containing protein, producing MSESYYLAAFIAITALATFATRVVPFLFFERHTDHPLIKHLGRFLPAAVMALLATVFLQRSGNWDTGIFGLDALIPGLLVVAVHLWRSNALLSIATGTIAYMAIQQTAMVVTGA
- a CDS encoding AzlC family ABC transporter permease, producing MNQNVFKLTLPILFGYLPLGMAFGVLFSTQLDYAWWIAPLMGLVIYAGAGQILAVSLLAANAGLLEVAVAMLVLNARHLFYGLSLLGQFRGAGWRKGYLIFGLTDETYSLLTSRARSGDSRSEQEIDFRITAFNQFYWIAGCALGALLGEWVVFDSTGIEFALVALFIVLTIEQFKALGNSFPIWAGAFAAGIAMLLIPATHQLIAAIAIVTAVLLIQYRYQRNSALEPEVTHE
- the uvrY gene encoding UvrY/SirA/GacA family response regulator transcription factor, producing MIRVLVVDDHELVRSGITRMLADNPDIDVIGQASSGEDAIDFVRNARPDIVLMDIRMPGIGGLEATRRILRLDDSIRIIVVTACADDPYPARVMQSGAAAYITKGADIQEMVRAIRKAHSGQRYISPEIAQKMALNSLGGGDRDEDGELSKFERLSEREMQIAMMVVECQKVQDISDKLCLSPKTVNSYRYRIFEKLEISSDVELALMAVRLGLLDADTV
- the uvrC gene encoding excinuclease ABC subunit UvrC: MPTRSDPNYTLGEFDSKSFLKQLSERAGVYRMYDSAGEILYVGKARNLKNRVSSYFRKTGLAPKTEALVGKIHGIEVTITGSETEALLLEQNLIKSLRPPYNILLRDDKSYPYIYLSSHDDYPSLTFRRGRTKKGGGTWFGPFPSSGAVKESLNVLQKVFKVRSCNESYFRNRNRPCLQYQINRCTAPCVEYISPEEYQQDIRRATMFLEGKNPAIIRDLMNAMEDAASKLEFEKAATYRDQVNHLRHVQEQQSVDGEGGDADVLAIAQDAGVVCVVVIIVRGGRVLGTKDYFPKFSLEQTEGELLASFLGQYYFGGDTRREIPKDILVPVKVDGQELLAEALTEAANRETRVRGNVRGERKRWLELAMTNAQQTLLSHLASKETVYRRLLALRDLLELTETPSRMECFDVSHSHGENTVASCVVFDENGPLKSDYRLYNIEGVTAGDDYAAMRQVLTRRYRRLVNGEGKKPDLVFIDGGKGQLNIAREVFDELEISDIPLIGVAKGVTRRAGMEQLIDAMTDAVFRVPADSPALHLIQHIRDESHRFAITGHRARRDKKRRQSTLEGIEGVGPKRRRELIRYFGGIQGIRKAGVDEIAKVQGISKALAETIYAALHNE